The Anopheles coluzzii chromosome 2, AcolN3, whole genome shotgun sequence genome window below encodes:
- the LOC120950847 gene encoding transient receptor potential cation channel subfamily A member 1 isoform X2, with protein MPTPLYLIHSPRSVRSDTDHNHPTCEVNHEEEDLQQTQAFKNWLLSRLKLPTGHGIQNTKVNQINAHDNNELQAILTQPAEAEVCLLSDSPYRILRAAEAGNLEEFIRLYEGDNNRLSVKDSKGRTAAHQAAARNRVNILTFIHGQGGNLNAQDMVGNTPLHTAVENDSLDALEFLLKIPVATNVLNEKKLAPVHLATEQNKVHALQVMGKYREVIDIQQGGEHGRTALHLAAIYDNEECARILISEFGACPRKPCNNGYYPIHEAAKNASSKTMEVFFQWGESKGCTREEMISFYDSEGNVPLHSAVHGGDIKAVELCLKSGAKISTQQHDLSTPVHLAAAQGAIEIVKLMFRMQPLEKRISLNCTDIQKMTPLHCAAMFDHPEIVEYLVKEGADINAMDKEKRSPLLLSSSRGGWRTVMALIRLGANISLKDANSRNVLHLVIMNGGCLDEFAKEVCRTQSEIYLLQLLNEKDDAGCSPLHYASREGHIRSLENLIRLGACINLKNNNNESPLHFAARYGRYNTVRQLLDSEKGTFIINESDGEGLTPLHIASQQGHTRVVQLLLNRGALLHRDHNGRNPLHLAAMSGYRQTIELLHSVHSHLLDQVDKDGNTALHLATMENKPNAVILLLSLGCKLLHNYMDMSAIDYAIYYKYPEAALAMATHEERSSEVMALKSDKHPCVTLALIASMPRVFEAVQDNCITKANCKKDSKSFYIKYSFHAYQKSQEGIAEMRKTLNDPKWRPQPLHVVNAMVAHGRVELLAHPLSQKYLQMKWNSYGKYFHLANLLFYSVFLFFVTLFTSQLMRNATPIGHTDGNHTQAAGTPVDSGQHILALRSTIARSKGYNLGTVANVSSSVAPPTIEEQMEVTTTTLVSGIGIIIYIVVNALRELVQVYQQKWHYLLEPNNFISWILYTSALIMIWPMFSSGMCFSINYSAASITVFLSWFNLLLFLQRFDQIGIYVVMFLEILQTLIKVLIVFSILIIAFGLAFYILLSKVSEPQVNHLSFSSIPMSLVRTFSMMLGEMDFVGTYVQPYHVGDLPFPFPSFVILCLFMILMPILLMNLLIGLAVGDIESVRRNAQLKRLAMQVVLHTELERKLPQMWLEMVDKMELIEYPNEKKCKLGFLDSVLRKWFCNPFTDDYKGGIDYVLENTEDYVAVELEKQKRKLRDIGTALDAQHQLLRLIVQKMEIKTEADDVDEGVSTSDLKASSGLLTGTRSSRWSSPRIRKKLGATLSFNKSIGK; from the exons ATGCCTACTCCGCTGTACTTAATTCATAGTCCTAGATCAGTTCGATCGGATACGGATCACAATCATCCAACATGCGAAGTCAAccacgaagaagaagatcttCAACAAACTCAAGCCTTCAAG AATTGGCTTCTATCCCGGCTGAAGCTTCCAACTGGCCATGGTATTCAAAACACAAAGGTGAATCAAATCAATGCACACGATAATAACGAACTGCAAGCCATCCTAACACAGCCGGCGGAGGCCGAAGTATGCTTACTTAGCGATAGTCCATACCGGATTCTAAGG GCGGCAGAAGCCGGTAATCTAGAGGAATTCATACGCCTGTATGAAGGGGACAATAACCGACTTTCGGTGAAGGATAGCAAGGGACGCACGGCTGCCCATCAGGCGGCTGCACGGAATCGAGTTAACATCCTTACCTTCATACACGGCCAAGGCGGAAACTTGAATGCACAGGACATGGTTGGAAACACACCGCTTCATACGGCAGTCGAAAACGATTCGTTGGATGCGCTGGAATTTCTGTTGAAAAT TCCGGTGGCAACGAATGTGCTGAACGAAAAGAAGCTCGCTCCAGTGCATCTTGCTACTGAGCAGAACAAAGTGCACGCTCTGCAGGTGATGGGTAAATATCGAGAAGTAATCGACATACAGCAGGGCGGCGAACACGGCAGAACGGCCTTGCATTTGGCGGCCATTTACGACAACGAAGAGTGTGCTAGAATATTG ATATCCGAGTTTGGAGCGTGTCCAAGGAAACCCTGCAACAACGGATACTACCCAATACACGAGGCCGCTAAAAACGCCAGCTCCAAAACGATGGAGGTCTTCTTCCAGTGGGGTGAATCGAAGGGTTGTACCAGGGAGGAGATGATTTCCTTCTACGACTCGGAAGGCAACGTGCCGCTACATTCGGCCGTGCACGGGGGCGACATTAAGGCGGTGGAGCTGTGTCTTAAATCTGGTGCAAAAATTTCGACGCAACAGCACGACCTCTCAACGCCGGTTCATCTGGCGGCTGCCCAAGGGGCGATCGAGATAGTGAAGCTCATGTTTCGTATGCAACCACTCGAGAAGCGTATCAGTTTGAACTGCACCGACATCCAGAAGATGACTCCGTTACACTGTGCCGCCATGTTTGACCATCCGGAAATTGTCGAGTATCTGGTGAAGGAGGGTGCCGATATCAATGCGATGGATAAGGAGAAGCGCTCACCCTTGCTGCTGTCCTCGTCACGCGGTGGCTGGCGCACCGTGATGGCCTTGATTAGGCTGGGCGCAAACATTAGCCTAAAGGACGCCAACTCCCGGAACGTTCTACATTTGGTCATTATGAACGGTGGGTGTTTGGACGAGTTTGCGAAAGAGGTTTGTCGCACACAGTCCGAGATTTATCTGTTGCAGCTGCTGAACGAGAAGGACGACGCCGGTTGTTCGCCGCTGCACTACGCTAGCCGCGAAGGCCACATACGATCGCTGGAGAACCTGATCCGGCTAGGAGCGTGCATTAATCTTAAGAACAATAACAACGAGAGCCCACTGCACTTTGCAGCGCGCTACGGACGATACAACACCGTACGCCAGCTGCTCGACTCCGAAAAGGGGACGTTTATCATCAACGAAAGCGATGGCGAAGGACTCACCCCGTTGCATATTGCGTCGCAGCAGGGTCACACAAGGGTCGTTCAGCTTTTGCTGAATCGAGGAGCACTGCTACACCGAGACCACAATGGACGCAATCCACTTCATCTGGCTGCAATGTCTGGTTACAGGCAGACGATCGAGCTGCTGCATTCCGTCCATTCGCACCTGTTGGATCAGGTCGACAAAGATGGG AATACAGCGCTGCATTTGGCGACGATGGAGAATAAACCAAATGCGGTGATACTACTGCTAAGTCTTGGCTGTAAACTGCTACACAATTACATGGACATGAGCGCTATCGATTATGCGATTTATTACAAGTATCCCGAAGCGGCCCTGGCTATGGCAACTCACGAGGAGCGCTCCAGCGAGGTGATGGCACTCAAATCGGACAAACATCCGTGCGTAACGCTCGCACTGATCGCTTCGATGCCGCGTGTTTTTGAAGCCGTACAGGACAATTGCATCACCAAGGCTAACTGCAAGAAGGACTCGAAAAGCTTCTAC ATCAAATATTCATTTCACGCGTACCAAAAGTCGCAAGAGGGCATTGCCGAAATGCGGAAAACTTTGAACGATCCCAAATGGCGCCCACAACCTTTGCATGTTGTTAAT GCCATGGTGGCACACGGTCGTGTGGAGCTGCTGGCCCATCCCCTCAGTCAAAAGTACTTGCAAATGAAGTGGAACTCCTACGGCAAATACTTTCACCTAGCCAACTTGCTGTTCtacagtgtgtttttgtttttcgtgacACTGTTCACGTCCCAGCTGATGCGCAACGCTACTCCTATCGGACATACGGATGGAAAT cacacacaagcagcagGTACACCGGTGGACAGTGGGCAACATATACTGGCACTCCGCTCAACAATAGCCCGTTCGAAGGGATACAATTTGGGTACCGTGGCTAATGTGAGCTCCTCCGTAGCACCACCTACGATTGAAGAACAGATGGAAGTCACAACCACGACGCTTGTCTCCGGGATCGGTATAATTATCTATATTGTCGTCAATGCTTTGCGTGAGCTGGTGCAAGTTTACCAACAAAAGTGGCACTACTTACTCGAGCCGAACAACTTCATCTCGTGGATACTGTATACGTCGGCACTGATTATGATTTGGCCCATGTTTTCTAGTGGGATGTGCTTCAGTATCAACTATTCGGCGGCTTCGATAACTGTCTTTCTGTCATGGTTTAatttgctgttgtttctcCAACGATTTGACCAG atTGGTATATACGTGGTCATGTTTCTGGAAATCCTTCAAACGCTTATCAAGGTCCTGATTGTGTTCAGTATTTTGATCATCGCATTTGGGTTGGCGTTTTACATTCTGCTGTCGAAG GTGTCTGAGCCTCAAGTGAATCATCTGTCCTTCTCATCGATTCCTATGTCACTGGTGCGGACCTTTTCGATGATGCTGGGTGAGATGGATTTCGTCGGCACGTACGTGCAACCGTACCACGTGGGAGATCTaccctttcctttcccttcgtttgTTATACTCT GTTTGTTCATGATCCTTATGCCGATTCTGTTGATGAATCTGTTGATCGGTTTGGCGGTCGGTGACATCGAATCGGTTCGCCGCAATGCCCAACTCAAGCGGCTTGCCATGCAGGTGGTGCTGCACACGGAGCTGGAACGCAAACTGCCCCAGATGTGGCTCGAGATGGTTGACAAGATGGAGCTGATCGAGTATCCGAATGAGAAAAAGTGTAAACTTGGCTTCCTCGATTCCGTCCTGCGTAAGTGGTTCTGCAATCCTTTCACGGATGATTACAAAG GTGGTATCGATTATGTACTGGAAAACACGGAAGACTACGTAGCGGTTGAGTTGGAGAAGCAGAAACGAAAACTGCGTGACATTGGTACAGCCCTGGATGCACAACATCAATTGCTTCGGTTGATCGTACAG AAAATGGAGATAAAAACCGAAGCAGATGACGTCGATGAAGGTGTCTCGACAAGCGATCTGAAGGCGTCCAGCGGGCTGTTGACCGGGACTCGATCATCGCGCTGGTCATCGCCGAGAATACGCAAGAAACTAGGTGCCACCCTCAGCTTCAACAAATCTATTGGCAAGTGA
- the LOC120950847 gene encoding transient receptor potential cation channel subfamily A member 1 isoform X1, which produces MPTPLYLIHSPRSVRSDTDHNHPTCEVNHEEEDLQQTQAFKNWLLSRLKLPTGHGIQNTKVNQINAHDNNELQAILTQPAEAEVCLLSDSPYRILRAAEAGNLEEFIRLYEGDNNRLSVKDSKGRTAAHQAAARNRVNILTFIHGQGGNLNAQDMVGNTPLHTAVENDSLDALEFLLKIPVATNVLNEKKLAPVHLATEQNKVHALQVMGKYREVIDIQQGGEHGRTALHLAAIYDNEECARILISEFGACPRKPCNNGYYPIHEAAKNASSKTMEVFFQWGESKGCTREEMISFYDSEGNVPLHSAVHGGDIKAVELCLKSGAKISTQQHDLSTPVHLAAAQGAIEIVKLMFRMQPLEKRISLNCTDIQKMTPLHCAAMFDHPEIVEYLVKEGADINAMDKEKRSPLLLSSSRGGWRTVMALIRLGANISLKDANSRNVLHLVIMNGGCLDEFAKEVCRTQSEIYLLQLLNEKDDAGCSPLHYASREGHIRSLENLIRLGACINLKNNNNESPLHFAARYGRYNTVRQLLDSEKGTFIINESDGEGLTPLHIASQQGHTRVVQLLLNRGALLHRDHNGRNPLHLAAMSGYRQTIELLHSVHSHLLDQVDKDGNTALHLATMENKPNAVILLLSLGCKLLHNYMDMSAIDYAIYYKYPEAALAMATHEERSSEVMALKSDKHPCVTLALIASMPRVFEAVQDNCITKANCKKDSKSFYIRYSFSCLQCPALYAQMDARTGEAVQISKPIPLPALNAMVAHGRVELLAHPLSQKYLQMKWNSYGKYFHLANLLFYSVFLFFVTLFTSQLMRNATPIGHTDGNHTQAAGTPVDSGQHILALRSTIARSKGYNLGTVANVSSSVAPPTIEEQMEVTTTTLVSGIGIIIYIVVNALRELVQVYQQKWHYLLEPNNFISWILYTSALIMIWPMFSSGMCFSINYSAASITVFLSWFNLLLFLQRFDQIGIYVVMFLEILQTLIKVLIVFSILIIAFGLAFYILLSKVSEPQVNHLSFSSIPMSLVRTFSMMLGEMDFVGTYVQPYHVGDLPFPFPSFVILCLFMILMPILLMNLLIGLAVGDIESVRRNAQLKRLAMQVVLHTELERKLPQMWLEMVDKMELIEYPNEKKCKLGFLDSVLRKWFCNPFTDDYKGGIDYVLENTEDYVAVELEKQKRKLRDIGTALDAQHQLLRLIVQKMEIKTEADDVDEGVSTSDLKASSGLLTGTRSSRWSSPRIRKKLGATLSFNKSIGK; this is translated from the exons ATGCCTACTCCGCTGTACTTAATTCATAGTCCTAGATCAGTTCGATCGGATACGGATCACAATCATCCAACATGCGAAGTCAAccacgaagaagaagatcttCAACAAACTCAAGCCTTCAAG AATTGGCTTCTATCCCGGCTGAAGCTTCCAACTGGCCATGGTATTCAAAACACAAAGGTGAATCAAATCAATGCACACGATAATAACGAACTGCAAGCCATCCTAACACAGCCGGCGGAGGCCGAAGTATGCTTACTTAGCGATAGTCCATACCGGATTCTAAGG GCGGCAGAAGCCGGTAATCTAGAGGAATTCATACGCCTGTATGAAGGGGACAATAACCGACTTTCGGTGAAGGATAGCAAGGGACGCACGGCTGCCCATCAGGCGGCTGCACGGAATCGAGTTAACATCCTTACCTTCATACACGGCCAAGGCGGAAACTTGAATGCACAGGACATGGTTGGAAACACACCGCTTCATACGGCAGTCGAAAACGATTCGTTGGATGCGCTGGAATTTCTGTTGAAAAT TCCGGTGGCAACGAATGTGCTGAACGAAAAGAAGCTCGCTCCAGTGCATCTTGCTACTGAGCAGAACAAAGTGCACGCTCTGCAGGTGATGGGTAAATATCGAGAAGTAATCGACATACAGCAGGGCGGCGAACACGGCAGAACGGCCTTGCATTTGGCGGCCATTTACGACAACGAAGAGTGTGCTAGAATATTG ATATCCGAGTTTGGAGCGTGTCCAAGGAAACCCTGCAACAACGGATACTACCCAATACACGAGGCCGCTAAAAACGCCAGCTCCAAAACGATGGAGGTCTTCTTCCAGTGGGGTGAATCGAAGGGTTGTACCAGGGAGGAGATGATTTCCTTCTACGACTCGGAAGGCAACGTGCCGCTACATTCGGCCGTGCACGGGGGCGACATTAAGGCGGTGGAGCTGTGTCTTAAATCTGGTGCAAAAATTTCGACGCAACAGCACGACCTCTCAACGCCGGTTCATCTGGCGGCTGCCCAAGGGGCGATCGAGATAGTGAAGCTCATGTTTCGTATGCAACCACTCGAGAAGCGTATCAGTTTGAACTGCACCGACATCCAGAAGATGACTCCGTTACACTGTGCCGCCATGTTTGACCATCCGGAAATTGTCGAGTATCTGGTGAAGGAGGGTGCCGATATCAATGCGATGGATAAGGAGAAGCGCTCACCCTTGCTGCTGTCCTCGTCACGCGGTGGCTGGCGCACCGTGATGGCCTTGATTAGGCTGGGCGCAAACATTAGCCTAAAGGACGCCAACTCCCGGAACGTTCTACATTTGGTCATTATGAACGGTGGGTGTTTGGACGAGTTTGCGAAAGAGGTTTGTCGCACACAGTCCGAGATTTATCTGTTGCAGCTGCTGAACGAGAAGGACGACGCCGGTTGTTCGCCGCTGCACTACGCTAGCCGCGAAGGCCACATACGATCGCTGGAGAACCTGATCCGGCTAGGAGCGTGCATTAATCTTAAGAACAATAACAACGAGAGCCCACTGCACTTTGCAGCGCGCTACGGACGATACAACACCGTACGCCAGCTGCTCGACTCCGAAAAGGGGACGTTTATCATCAACGAAAGCGATGGCGAAGGACTCACCCCGTTGCATATTGCGTCGCAGCAGGGTCACACAAGGGTCGTTCAGCTTTTGCTGAATCGAGGAGCACTGCTACACCGAGACCACAATGGACGCAATCCACTTCATCTGGCTGCAATGTCTGGTTACAGGCAGACGATCGAGCTGCTGCATTCCGTCCATTCGCACCTGTTGGATCAGGTCGACAAAGATGGG AATACAGCGCTGCATTTGGCGACGATGGAGAATAAACCAAATGCGGTGATACTACTGCTAAGTCTTGGCTGTAAACTGCTACACAATTACATGGACATGAGCGCTATCGATTATGCGATTTATTACAAGTATCCCGAAGCGGCCCTGGCTATGGCAACTCACGAGGAGCGCTCCAGCGAGGTGATGGCACTCAAATCGGACAAACATCCGTGCGTAACGCTCGCACTGATCGCTTCGATGCCGCGTGTTTTTGAAGCCGTACAGGACAATTGCATCACCAAGGCTAACTGCAAGAAGGACTCGAAAAGCTTCTAC ATTCGATACTCGTTTAGCTGTCTGCAGTGTCCAGCACTGTACGCGCAAATGGACGCTCGCACCGGAGAAGCCGTCCAGATATCGAAACCGATTCCGCTTCCCGCGTTGAAT GCCATGGTGGCACACGGTCGTGTGGAGCTGCTGGCCCATCCCCTCAGTCAAAAGTACTTGCAAATGAAGTGGAACTCCTACGGCAAATACTTTCACCTAGCCAACTTGCTGTTCtacagtgtgtttttgtttttcgtgacACTGTTCACGTCCCAGCTGATGCGCAACGCTACTCCTATCGGACATACGGATGGAAAT cacacacaagcagcagGTACACCGGTGGACAGTGGGCAACATATACTGGCACTCCGCTCAACAATAGCCCGTTCGAAGGGATACAATTTGGGTACCGTGGCTAATGTGAGCTCCTCCGTAGCACCACCTACGATTGAAGAACAGATGGAAGTCACAACCACGACGCTTGTCTCCGGGATCGGTATAATTATCTATATTGTCGTCAATGCTTTGCGTGAGCTGGTGCAAGTTTACCAACAAAAGTGGCACTACTTACTCGAGCCGAACAACTTCATCTCGTGGATACTGTATACGTCGGCACTGATTATGATTTGGCCCATGTTTTCTAGTGGGATGTGCTTCAGTATCAACTATTCGGCGGCTTCGATAACTGTCTTTCTGTCATGGTTTAatttgctgttgtttctcCAACGATTTGACCAG atTGGTATATACGTGGTCATGTTTCTGGAAATCCTTCAAACGCTTATCAAGGTCCTGATTGTGTTCAGTATTTTGATCATCGCATTTGGGTTGGCGTTTTACATTCTGCTGTCGAAG GTGTCTGAGCCTCAAGTGAATCATCTGTCCTTCTCATCGATTCCTATGTCACTGGTGCGGACCTTTTCGATGATGCTGGGTGAGATGGATTTCGTCGGCACGTACGTGCAACCGTACCACGTGGGAGATCTaccctttcctttcccttcgtttgTTATACTCT GTTTGTTCATGATCCTTATGCCGATTCTGTTGATGAATCTGTTGATCGGTTTGGCGGTCGGTGACATCGAATCGGTTCGCCGCAATGCCCAACTCAAGCGGCTTGCCATGCAGGTGGTGCTGCACACGGAGCTGGAACGCAAACTGCCCCAGATGTGGCTCGAGATGGTTGACAAGATGGAGCTGATCGAGTATCCGAATGAGAAAAAGTGTAAACTTGGCTTCCTCGATTCCGTCCTGCGTAAGTGGTTCTGCAATCCTTTCACGGATGATTACAAAG GTGGTATCGATTATGTACTGGAAAACACGGAAGACTACGTAGCGGTTGAGTTGGAGAAGCAGAAACGAAAACTGCGTGACATTGGTACAGCCCTGGATGCACAACATCAATTGCTTCGGTTGATCGTACAG AAAATGGAGATAAAAACCGAAGCAGATGACGTCGATGAAGGTGTCTCGACAAGCGATCTGAAGGCGTCCAGCGGGCTGTTGACCGGGACTCGATCATCGCGCTGGTCATCGCCGAGAATACGCAAGAAACTAGGTGCCACCCTCAGCTTCAACAAATCTATTGGCAAGTGA